A genomic region of Planctomycetota bacterium contains the following coding sequences:
- a CDS encoding efflux RND transporter periplasmic adaptor subunit — protein sequence MKKIIISGCIILAGLALIVFPGCKKKAAAANGEQEKIPVNVVLAAKSDISDIVALTGNIEAINTADVFPKVTGRVEERFVNNGDMVKTGNKLAVLEHSLITAQVKQWAASLEAADQQLNQLEINLVNLGKDLERISSLADSGAVSEQKKDDIETKYNAMQAQKKQVQAQKKQSEAMLEQAVIQEREATIVSPVDGFVAACYLEKGDMAAPSQPAFKIVQIEKVKIIAHLSENDFTRVNTKTPARLKIGNEPEISCAISNISPALDLRTRSAELEIHLDNPEYKLKPGMFAEVELIISTETGRIVIPKDYILVEMGKYFVFKVVDNKIKKQEIQIGIQSKGMVAVMEGISEEDQLITIVGAHLKDGTSVEIIKESAAK from the coding sequence ATGAAGAAAATAATTATTTCAGGATGCATCATTCTGGCCGGTTTGGCCTTAATAGTTTTTCCGGGCTGTAAAAAGAAAGCCGCGGCGGCTAACGGCGAACAGGAAAAGATTCCTGTCAACGTGGTGCTTGCCGCCAAGAGCGATATCAGCGATATCGTTGCCTTGACCGGAAATATCGAAGCGATTAACACCGCCGATGTTTTCCCGAAGGTGACTGGCCGGGTGGAAGAACGGTTCGTGAATAACGGAGACATGGTAAAAACCGGCAACAAGCTGGCTGTGCTTGAGCACTCGCTGATTACCGCGCAGGTAAAGCAGTGGGCGGCTTCTTTGGAAGCGGCCGACCAGCAGCTGAACCAGTTGGAAATAAACCTGGTGAACCTCGGCAAGGACCTGGAACGGATTTCATCCTTGGCCGATTCCGGCGCCGTTTCCGAGCAGAAGAAAGATGATATAGAAACAAAATATAACGCCATGCAGGCGCAGAAAAAACAAGTCCAGGCGCAGAAAAAGCAGTCCGAAGCCATGCTCGAACAAGCTGTGATACAGGAAAGGGAAGCGACTATCGTTTCTCCCGTAGACGGGTTTGTCGCGGCGTGCTATTTGGAAAAAGGCGACATGGCGGCGCCTTCCCAGCCGGCGTTTAAAATCGTCCAGATAGAAAAAGTTAAGATAATCGCGCACCTTTCGGAAAACGATTTCACCAGAGTGAACACCAAAACTCCCGCCCGGTTAAAAATCGGGAACGAGCCGGAGATTTCCTGCGCGATAAGCAATATTTCCCCGGCGCTCGATTTGCGCACCCGTTCGGCGGAACTGGAAATACACCTTGATAATCCCGAATATAAACTGAAACCAGGCATGTTTGCCGAAGTCGAATTGATAATTTCCACCGAAACCGGAAGAATCGTCATCCCGAAAGATTACATCCTGGTGGAAATGGGCAAATATTTCGTGTTCAAAGTTGTGGACAATAAAATCAAGAAACAGGAAATACAAATCGGCATCCAATCCAAAGGGATGGTTGCCGTTATGGAAGGCATTTCGGAGGAAGACCAGCTTATAACAATCGTGGGCGCCCATCTGAAAGACGGGACGTCGGTTGAAATAATAAAAGAAAGCGCGGCGAAATAG